The following coding sequences lie in one Treponema socranskii subsp. buccale genomic window:
- a CDS encoding Abi family protein, with the protein MPDPIKNPTTYEQQLAKLKLRGCTTKDDAFCIAVLNTVNYYRLSAYFLPFKKSDDTYVEGTSFEQVFNIYEFDRKLRRIIFSAIEEIEVFARAAFAYFHAHKYGAVGYFNEKNYSAKHQHEKFKKLIEQKIHSDRNLPFVRHHTQKYNDMFPIRVIVELFTLGILSFFFADLNTQDQKERARAVFHSTANNIKSWLRCCTDLRNICAHYGRLYYRNFSFRSRRI; encoded by the coding sequence ATGCCTGATCCGATAAAAAATCCCACAACCTATGAACAACAACTCGCTAAATTAAAGTTGCGCGGATGCACGACAAAAGATGATGCATTTTGTATTGCTGTACTGAATACGGTAAATTATTATCGCCTGTCCGCATATTTTTTACCGTTCAAAAAGAGTGACGATACGTATGTTGAAGGCACAAGTTTTGAGCAGGTTTTTAATATTTATGAATTCGATCGAAAACTACGACGTATAATCTTTTCCGCAATAGAAGAAATAGAAGTGTTTGCGAGAGCCGCGTTCGCTTATTTTCATGCGCATAAATACGGAGCTGTCGGATATTTTAATGAGAAAAATTATTCTGCAAAACATCAACATGAAAAATTTAAAAAACTGATTGAGCAGAAAATACACAGCGATAGGAATCTTCCGTTTGTACGTCATCATACACAAAAATACAATGATATGTTTCCGATTCGGGTAATTGTTGAATTGTTTACGCTCGGGATACTGTCATTCTTTTTTGCCGATTTAAATACACAAGATCAAAAAGAGCGTGCGCGTGCCGTATTTCATTCTACCGCAAATAATATAAAAAGCTGGCTGCGTTGTTGTACCGATTTAAGGAATATTTGTGCACATTACGGACGGCTTTATTACCGGAATTTTTCCTTCCGTTCCCGCAGGATTTAA
- a CDS encoding PTS sugar transporter subunit IIA: MEDTILTIEEVANYLRVSDRTVYDWAQRGEIPAGKIGTVWRFKKSEVEKWVNDRLSSSGGRIKDDVVQVKNILAPNRVIFISQTSRHDALVELANTLSSAPQVKRSDELVSEILKREELMSTAIGRGIAIPHVRLSSVTDLVMAVGVCKTPVTDFQPIDDMPVSLLFMIAAAYNQHSYYLQTLSYFSAKLKKKELRDGLLNAATTDEVYKLLIEA, translated from the coding sequence ATGGAAGACACAATTCTCACCATCGAAGAAGTTGCAAATTATCTCCGCGTTTCCGACCGCACCGTCTACGATTGGGCGCAGCGCGGCGAAATCCCCGCAGGCAAAATCGGAACCGTGTGGCGATTTAAAAAATCGGAAGTCGAAAAGTGGGTCAACGATCGCCTCTCTTCTTCGGGCGGCCGCATAAAAGACGATGTCGTGCAGGTAAAAAACATCCTCGCGCCGAACCGCGTCATCTTTATTTCGCAAACTTCAAGGCACGACGCTCTCGTCGAACTTGCAAATACGCTTTCGAGCGCGCCGCAGGTAAAACGTTCCGATGAACTCGTCTCCGAAATCTTAAAGCGGGAAGAGCTTATGTCTACGGCGATCGGACGCGGCATCGCAATCCCGCACGTGCGCCTTTCGTCCGTCACCGATTTGGTCATGGCGGTCGGCGTGTGCAAAACGCCCGTCACCGATTTCCAGCCCATTGACGATATGCCCGTCTCCCTTTTATTTATGATAGCAGCGGCGTACAACCAGCATTCGTACTATCTGCAGACGCTTTCGTATTTTTCGGCAAAGCTCAAAAAAAAGGAGCTCCGCGACGGCCTTTTAAACGCCGCGACAACCGACGAAGTATATAAATTATTAATCGAAGCGTAA
- a CDS encoding DUF488 domain-containing protein: protein MKGKLLIKRVYLPAADDDGERCLVDRLWPRGLKKEDAAIDGWFKDIAPSNEIRKDFNHEPEKFPAFRAAYKKELAKNDEAKQFALECAQKLKTKNVTLLYGAKDSENNNAVVLRDWILQKIKQ from the coding sequence ATGAAAGGAAAATTACTTATAAAACGGGTATATCTTCCGGCTGCGGACGACGACGGAGAGCGCTGTCTCGTAGATCGCCTGTGGCCGCGAGGACTGAAAAAAGAAGACGCCGCCATAGACGGCTGGTTCAAAGATATCGCGCCGTCGAACGAAATACGCAAAGATTTCAATCACGAACCGGAAAAATTTCCGGCATTTCGTGCCGCATACAAAAAGGAGCTTGCAAAAAACGATGAAGCGAAACAATTTGCACTCGAATGCGCACAAAAGCTTAAAACGAAAAACGTAACGTTGCTCTACGGCGCAAAGGATAGTGAAAACAATAACGCTGTCGTGCTTCGCGATTGGATTTTACAAAAAATTAAACAATAA
- the tyrS gene encoding tyrosine--tRNA ligase, whose product MNSTLAELKARGFYSQCTDIDSLSSRMDSGPITFYVGCDPTGPSLHIGHMVPFFALRHLRSAGNVGIALIGGGTARIGDPSGKTEMRKMLSYEELDKNVARIEKQLDAFIGFDGKTAFSDNNKNWLADLNYIDFLRDIGSCFSVNKMLSFEAYKMRLERGLSFIEFNYQLLQSYDFLMLHKRHGCILQIGGDDQWGNITAGVDLIRRKLGGTTEKNIEHECFGLTFPLIMRADGQKMGKSEHGAVFLDASLTSVYDFFQYWRNVADADVRKFLLLFTFLSIEEIDKICAGNINEAKERLAYEATAVIHGKAEADKALSGAKAAFGGEGDKAHMPTAEIAKQAIEEGIGVVDLFAIAQPGTSKSDNRRLVEQGGAQVNGRVVKDVHALITIKEADADGEFILKAGKKRIIRVIVK is encoded by the coding sequence ATGAACAGCACGCTTGCCGAATTGAAAGCGCGGGGATTTTATTCTCAATGTACCGATATCGATTCTCTTTCTTCCCGCATGGACTCGGGTCCCATTACTTTTTACGTCGGCTGCGATCCGACGGGGCCGAGTCTCCACATCGGGCACATGGTTCCGTTTTTTGCGCTGCGGCATCTGCGTTCTGCGGGAAATGTCGGTATCGCGCTCATCGGCGGCGGAACTGCGCGTATAGGGGATCCGAGCGGCAAAACGGAAATGCGCAAAATGCTTTCGTATGAAGAGCTTGACAAAAACGTCGCGCGCATAGAAAAGCAGCTCGACGCCTTTATCGGTTTTGACGGCAAGACGGCGTTTTCGGACAACAATAAAAATTGGCTTGCGGATTTGAACTATATCGATTTTTTACGCGATATCGGTTCCTGTTTTTCCGTCAACAAAATGCTGTCGTTCGAAGCGTACAAAATGCGGCTCGAACGGGGGCTTTCGTTTATCGAATTCAATTATCAGCTTTTGCAGAGTTACGACTTTCTCATGCTGCACAAACGACACGGCTGTATTTTGCAGATCGGAGGCGACGACCAGTGGGGCAATATCACTGCGGGTGTCGATTTGATTCGGAGAAAGCTCGGCGGCACGACGGAAAAAAATATCGAACACGAATGTTTCGGTTTGACCTTCCCGCTCATCATGCGCGCGGACGGGCAAAAGATGGGCAAGAGCGAACACGGCGCGGTATTCCTCGACGCTTCGCTCACGAGCGTGTACGATTTTTTCCAATATTGGCGGAATGTCGCCGATGCGGACGTGCGCAAATTCCTTTTGCTCTTTACGTTTTTGAGTATCGAAGAAATCGATAAAATCTGTGCAGGCAATATCAACGAAGCGAAAGAGCGGCTCGCATACGAAGCGACCGCCGTAATTCACGGCAAAGCCGAAGCCGACAAAGCGCTTTCGGGTGCAAAGGCCGCATTCGGAGGTGAAGGTGACAAAGCGCATATGCCGACGGCGGAAATCGCAAAGCAGGCGATCGAAGAGGGGATCGGAGTAGTCGATCTCTTTGCAATCGCACAGCCGGGCACTTCAAAAAGCGATAACCGCCGCCTCGTCGAGCAGGGGGGCGCGCAGGTAAACGGCCGAGTTGTAAAAGACGTTCATGCGCTCATCACGATAAAAGAAGCGGATGCGGACGGCGAGTTTATTTTGAAAGCGGGCAAAAAGCGGATCATCCGCGTCATCGTAAAATAA
- a CDS encoding bacteriohemerythrin → MEKVAKVQWDDSYLLNIPEIDAQHKRLLAIANELYDAATGSPEDYKLKMSKVLKSLTDYTVYHFTEEEKFMAKYGYPATSTHKVAHDAFVREVEIQIRRLDGGTQDDALKLYSFIVNWVLMHIARADRIWGKFVSQKLEQE, encoded by the coding sequence ATGGAAAAGGTTGCAAAGGTTCAGTGGGACGATTCCTATCTTTTGAATATACCGGAGATAGACGCTCAGCATAAACGGCTGCTCGCTATTGCAAACGAGCTCTATGACGCTGCGACGGGATCTCCCGAAGATTATAAACTGAAGATGTCGAAGGTATTGAAATCGCTGACCGATTACACCGTTTACCACTTCACCGAAGAAGAAAAATTTATGGCGAAATACGGTTATCCCGCGACGAGCACGCATAAGGTTGCACACGATGCGTTTGTGCGCGAAGTCGAAATACAGATTCGAAGGCTCGACGGCGGTACGCAGGATGATGCGCTCAAACTTTATTCGTTTATCGTAAACTGGGTTTTAATGCACATCGCGCGCGCAGACCGTATCTGGGGAAAATTCGTTTCGCAAAAATTGGAGCAGGAATAA
- a CDS encoding MetQ/NlpA family ABC transporter substrate-binding protein, with protein MKKSILAIAAAAAVSVGCSKKSEAKVLTVGATPEPHAAILNLLVDDLAKEGITLKVQEFTDYVVPNEAVESGQIDANYFQHLPYMESFNKERGFHLVSVAGIHIEPLALYSHKIKSADDLQNGAVIAIPNDPTNEGRALLLLQSKGLIKLDDKAGLTAVPADIIENRLNLKFREIEAASLPRTLDDVDAAVINGNYALPAGLTASKDGLLVEGADSPYVNILCVKDGSQNDERIKALVKAMTSQKVKDYIAEHYPNGEVVAVF; from the coding sequence ATGAAAAAGAGTATTTTAGCCATTGCAGCGGCCGCCGCGGTATCGGTCGGCTGCTCGAAAAAATCGGAAGCGAAAGTGCTGACGGTCGGTGCAACGCCCGAACCGCACGCGGCGATCCTCAATCTGCTCGTCGACGATCTTGCAAAAGAAGGCATTACGCTGAAAGTGCAGGAATTCACCGATTACGTCGTGCCGAACGAAGCGGTCGAATCGGGACAGATCGATGCGAATTATTTTCAGCATCTTCCGTATATGGAGTCGTTCAACAAAGAGCGCGGCTTTCATCTCGTAAGCGTTGCGGGCATCCACATCGAACCGCTCGCATTGTATTCGCACAAAATAAAAAGCGCGGACGATCTGCAAAACGGAGCGGTAATCGCGATTCCGAACGATCCGACGAACGAAGGACGAGCGTTGCTTTTGCTGCAGTCAAAGGGACTGATCAAACTCGACGATAAAGCCGGCCTCACCGCCGTTCCCGCCGACATCATCGAAAACCGCTTGAATCTCAAATTCCGCGAAATCGAAGCGGCCTCTCTTCCGCGCACGCTCGACGACGTCGACGCTGCGGTCATCAACGGAAATTACGCGCTTCCCGCCGGCCTCACCGCTTCGAAAGACGGACTCCTCGTCGAAGGTGCGGATTCACCCTATGTCAATATACTCTGCGTCAAAGACGGCTCACAAAACGACGAACGCATTAAAGCGCTTGTCAAAGCGATGACGAGCCAAAAGGTAAAAGATTACATAGCCGAACATTATCCGAACGGAGAAGTCGTCGCGGTGTTTTAA
- a CDS encoding SPOR domain-containing protein has product MKRRCPSFAVLLLLIFFAPLAADEAQPLTARTVADAAAAKPNVDASIAYIAENLPKVSDPKEKRALYAFFGSLQEQLARFDDARASYAAAAAISAGDADRMPKKSSEQLVLDAVRCALSSGDYAAAERYLNSAVRNSNDEAIQARIKLYALWADLCRANVSADLDESVVMLKAYISLKSMASVKPAVLLTLWYLTGDASYAAALKKEFPASLETGIVKGIVQILPAPFWYFLPRKEAALPEIDSSGTEKIASTEKDTEAAAVQKTESKKNAGQSQTAQNASERGASAGVQGTRTGVAQGQSAAEGQGRETSLRRLQLGLFREKANADRLVAALKDKGFTAAVTTETRASGTTYYIVAVDETDGSIGDKLRTAGFEFYPL; this is encoded by the coding sequence ATGAAGCGACGATGCCCTTCATTTGCCGTTTTATTATTATTGATTTTTTTTGCACCTCTTGCGGCGGATGAAGCGCAGCCGCTTACCGCCCGAACCGTCGCCGACGCCGCTGCTGCAAAGCCGAACGTCGACGCGTCGATCGCATATATCGCCGAAAACTTACCGAAAGTTTCCGATCCGAAAGAAAAGCGCGCGCTTTATGCGTTTTTCGGCTCGCTTCAGGAACAGCTTGCGCGTTTCGACGATGCGCGCGCATCTTATGCCGCCGCCGCCGCTATCAGCGCAGGCGATGCCGACCGCATGCCGAAAAAGTCGTCGGAACAGCTTGTCCTCGATGCGGTGCGCTGTGCGCTCAGCTCAGGCGATTATGCGGCGGCGGAGCGCTATCTCAATTCGGCGGTGCGTAATTCGAACGACGAAGCGATTCAGGCGCGGATCAAACTCTATGCGCTTTGGGCAGACCTTTGCCGTGCAAACGTGAGCGCCGATTTGGATGAAAGCGTCGTCATGCTGAAAGCGTATATATCGCTCAAGTCGATGGCAAGCGTAAAACCCGCAGTCCTTTTGACATTATGGTATCTTACGGGGGACGCATCTTATGCTGCGGCATTGAAAAAAGAATTTCCGGCATCGCTTGAAACGGGAATCGTAAAAGGTATCGTGCAGATCCTTCCGGCACCGTTTTGGTATTTTTTGCCGAGGAAAGAAGCGGCGCTTCCCGAAATCGATTCGAGCGGGACTGAAAAAATTGCAAGTACTGAAAAAGATACGGAAGCGGCTGCGGTACAAAAAACGGAATCGAAAAAAAATGCCGGTCAATCGCAGACCGCACAAAACGCTTCCGAGCGGGGAGCCTCGGCCGGCGTACAGGGGACGCGAACGGGAGTCGCACAGGGGCAAAGCGCGGCGGAAGGGCAGGGACGTGAAACTTCGCTTCGCAGATTGCAGCTCGGCTTGTTCCGCGAAAAAGCGAATGCCGACAGGCTTGTCGCCGCTCTGAAAGACAAAGGATTTACTGCCGCCGTGACGACGGAAACGAGGGCGAGCGGCACGACGTATTATATCGTAGCGGTTGACGAAACTGACGGCAGTATCGGCGATAAGCTCAGAACAGCGGGATTTGAATTTTATCCGCTGTGA
- a CDS encoding peptidoglycan DD-metalloendopeptidase family protein, with the protein MKRKSICTVPLLALLLLAALPLTAFDWPQDEVMSDTFYSYFGQLRGGIISTSLIFADTSDIKAADNGYVVAIINEYEDDSVFFPSALGNAVILAHGDDLMTVYGNIDKETIPASLYTSEKAVTGTVFGSSGNAGWQQGRSSLEFQTIDTASGNAVNPRVLMPRVGKELSLSLSGITLEGKDVRYDLLVQRTLPAGSYRVYRQRQSVAMPYKTRIVVNGIVADEISYDQLIQNGVSVYAVGRKNYPKEALYPDARLQLLGEATLTPGKNTLGIALTDILGEVTATSYSLTIY; encoded by the coding sequence ATGAAGCGAAAATCGATATGTACCGTACCGCTGCTCGCACTGCTGCTCCTTGCAGCTTTGCCGCTTACTGCGTTCGACTGGCCGCAGGATGAAGTGATGTCGGATACGTTTTATTCGTATTTCGGACAGCTCCGCGGCGGCATAATCAGCACGTCTCTCATATTTGCCGATACGTCGGACATAAAAGCGGCCGACAACGGATATGTCGTTGCGATCATAAACGAATACGAAGACGATTCCGTATTTTTTCCGTCGGCGCTCGGAAACGCCGTCATACTCGCGCACGGAGACGATCTCATGACGGTATACGGGAATATCGACAAAGAAACGATCCCCGCTTCTCTCTACACGTCGGAAAAAGCGGTGACGGGAACCGTTTTCGGATCGAGCGGAAACGCCGGCTGGCAGCAGGGGCGTTCGAGCCTCGAATTTCAAACGATCGATACGGCAAGCGGCAACGCGGTAAATCCTCGCGTCCTCATGCCGAGAGTCGGTAAAGAACTTTCGCTTTCGCTTTCAGGTATCACGCTTGAGGGCAAGGATGTGCGCTACGATTTGCTTGTTCAGCGCACGCTGCCTGCAGGTTCGTACCGAGTGTACCGCCAGCGGCAAAGCGTTGCGATGCCGTATAAAACGCGCATCGTCGTAAACGGCATCGTCGCCGATGAAATCTCGTACGACCAGCTTATTCAAAACGGGGTCTCCGTCTATGCCGTCGGACGGAAAAATTATCCGAAAGAAGCGCTTTATCCCGATGCGCGCCTGCAGCTTTTGGGGGAGGCGACGCTCACTCCGGGAAAAAACACGCTCGGCATCGCTCTCACCGATATATTGGGGGAAGTGACGGCGACATCGTATTCTTTGACGATTTATTAA
- the uvrB gene encoding excinuclease ABC subunit UvrB, translating into MRKFHVVSPYEPAGDQKQAIDALAEGFLRGDKYQTLKGVTGSGKTFTMAKIIERVQRPTLIISHNKTLSAQLYREFKSFFPDNAVEYFVSYYDYYQPEAYVPARDLYIEKDASINDEIDRMRLAATYSLMERRDVVVVATVSCIYGLGMPDLYKEMRVHIEKGESRTTHTIAEELIALQYKRNDAVLERGNFRIRGDVMEIFPAYMETDEAYKIEFDWDEVAKIKRFNVMTGKTIEDLDETVIYPARHFVVPHELLVAATERIQRELDARLAELEAQKKPLEYERLKTRTTYDIEMMKEMGYCPGIENYSAPITGRKTGEPPATLLHYFPDDFLCMLDEAHVTVPQLGAMYEGDRSRKQNLVDFGFRLPSALDNRPLKFAEFSAKLNQVIYVSATPRKEEVKQSTQVVEQLIRPTGLLDPIVEVRPSEGQMEDIYNEIKKRIAKNERSLVLTLTKKMAEDLTDYLLGLSLKVKYIHSEVETFERVELLKGLRAGEFDVLIGINLLREGIDLPEVSFIAILDADKIGFLRSATSLIQIIGRAARNADGTVVMYADRMSDAMQEALNETKHRREIQEAYNKEHGITPKTIAKAVEDILVHEEKEAEETAAVELAVLKKSANLFVPSQRKKLIAALKNEMAEAADRLEYEKAAVIRDQIRDIENQYGS; encoded by the coding sequence ATGCGCAAATTTCACGTAGTGTCTCCGTACGAACCGGCGGGCGACCAAAAACAGGCGATCGACGCGCTCGCCGAAGGTTTTTTACGCGGCGACAAGTACCAGACGCTCAAAGGCGTAACCGGAAGCGGCAAAACTTTTACGATGGCGAAAATCATCGAACGCGTGCAGCGTCCGACGCTCATCATCAGCCACAACAAAACCCTTTCGGCGCAGCTGTATCGCGAGTTTAAAAGTTTTTTTCCCGACAACGCCGTCGAATACTTCGTTTCGTACTACGATTATTATCAACCCGAAGCATACGTGCCCGCACGGGATTTATATATAGAAAAAGATGCGTCGATAAACGATGAAATCGACCGGATGCGCTTGGCTGCAACGTACAGCCTTATGGAGCGGCGCGACGTCGTCGTCGTTGCAACGGTGTCGTGTATCTACGGCCTCGGTATGCCGGACTTATACAAAGAGATGCGCGTACACATCGAAAAGGGAGAATCGCGCACTACGCATACGATCGCGGAAGAACTCATCGCGCTGCAGTACAAGCGCAACGACGCCGTATTGGAGCGGGGCAATTTCAGAATCCGCGGCGACGTCATGGAAATCTTTCCGGCATACATGGAAACGGACGAAGCGTATAAAATCGAATTCGATTGGGATGAAGTCGCAAAGATAAAGCGCTTCAACGTGATGACGGGAAAGACGATCGAAGATTTGGACGAAACGGTCATCTATCCCGCACGTCACTTTGTCGTGCCGCACGAACTGCTCGTCGCCGCAACCGAACGCATACAAAGGGAACTCGACGCTCGCCTCGCCGAACTTGAAGCGCAAAAAAAACCGCTCGAATACGAACGCCTCAAAACGCGCACGACGTATGATATCGAAATGATGAAAGAGATGGGCTACTGTCCCGGCATCGAAAACTATTCCGCACCGATCACGGGGCGGAAGACGGGAGAGCCTCCTGCGACGCTCCTCCACTATTTTCCCGACGATTTTTTGTGCATGCTCGACGAAGCACACGTCACCGTCCCGCAGCTCGGCGCAATGTACGAAGGAGATCGGAGCCGAAAACAAAACCTCGTCGATTTCGGTTTCCGCCTGCCGAGCGCGCTCGACAATCGCCCGCTCAAGTTTGCCGAATTTTCCGCAAAGCTCAACCAAGTCATCTACGTGAGCGCAACGCCCCGCAAAGAAGAGGTAAAACAGAGCACGCAAGTCGTCGAACAGCTCATCAGACCCACCGGTCTTCTCGATCCGATCGTCGAAGTGCGGCCGAGCGAAGGCCAGATGGAAGATATCTACAACGAAATCAAAAAGCGCATCGCAAAAAACGAACGCAGTCTCGTTTTGACGCTGACAAAAAAAATGGCCGAAGATTTGACCGACTACCTGCTCGGTCTTTCGCTCAAAGTAAAATACATCCACTCCGAAGTCGAAACCTTCGAGCGCGTCGAATTATTAAAAGGGCTGCGTGCGGGAGAGTTCGACGTGCTCATCGGCATCAACCTTTTGCGCGAAGGGATCGATTTGCCGGAAGTATCGTTTATCGCGATCCTCGATGCCGATAAAATCGGATTTTTGAGATCGGCGACGAGCTTGATCCAAATCATCGGGCGGGCGGCGCGCAATGCTGACGGGACGGTCGTCATGTATGCGGACAGAATGAGCGATGCGATGCAGGAAGCGCTGAACGAAACGAAGCACCGGCGGGAAATTCAGGAAGCGTACAACAAAGAACACGGCATTACGCCGAAAACGATCGCAAAAGCGGTCGAAGATATTTTAGTGCATGAAGAAAAAGAAGCCGAAGAAACGGCGGCGGTCGAACTGGCCGTCCTCAAAAAAAGCGCGAACCTCTTTGTGCCTTCGCAGCGTAAAAAGCTTATCGCCGCTCTTAAAAACGAAATGGCGGAAGCAGCCGACCGCCTCGAATACGAAAAGGCCGCCGTCATCCGCGATCAAATACGCGACATCGAAAATCAATACGGCTCGTAG
- a CDS encoding cytidine deaminase, with product MTIADEQLHSLFEKALEASKYAYIPYSHFPVGAALLTEDGKIITGANIENRSFGLTNCAERSAIFTAASQGIRTFIAIAIATPASDYPVGPCGACRQVLSEFAPDETPVVFGPDWKRCIKTTLGVLYPYDSLHELASNGGGL from the coding sequence ATGACAATAGCCGATGAACAATTGCACTCTCTCTTTGAAAAAGCGCTCGAAGCTTCAAAGTATGCGTACATTCCTTATTCGCATTTTCCCGTCGGAGCCGCCCTGCTTACGGAAGACGGAAAAATCATCACCGGAGCAAATATCGAAAACCGATCTTTCGGGCTTACGAACTGCGCCGAGCGCAGCGCAATTTTTACCGCCGCCTCACAAGGCATACGCACTTTTATCGCGATCGCAATTGCGACGCCCGCATCCGATTATCCGGTCGGCCCCTGCGGCGCGTGCCGCCAAGTGCTCAGCGAATTCGCACCGGATGAAACGCCCGTCGTATTCGGCCCGGACTGGAAGCGCTGCATCAAAACAACGCTCGGCGTGCTGTATCCCTACGACAGTTTACACGAACTTGCATCGAACGGCGGCGGTCTCTGA
- the mnmA gene encoding tRNA 2-thiouridine(34) synthase MnmA, with the protein MNFIAQKLPEAGDTVVVGLSGGVDSTVTALLLKQKGCNVIGVTMSLWKGDVPELPDGKKLRSSCYGTDKSEDIAACEKFCNENGIPYRVIDVKDEYQKQVVDYFKAEYRAGRTPNPCIRCNSFVKFGALLEGVQKQGIDYDYFCTGHYARIVRPEAGLWHTDTKPAMIATALDSAKDQTYFLYRIPSATLEKVRFPLAEIEKKDVFRIARENNLAASEKAESQDFISPEYFDALFSDKESIPGDIIDLDGHVLGCHRGIEHYTIGQRRGLGVSSVKPLYVHSIDAENNLVILSGSEDLDVRSLIADDFVWPGNVVPNAPFDAFVKIRLASRPIRARVEPYTAQNGESFAGTPYRIAFRETAHAAAPGQSAVLYIDGVIAGGGIIRRADKGI; encoded by the coding sequence ATGAATTTTATTGCGCAAAAACTGCCTGAAGCGGGCGATACTGTCGTCGTTGGTCTTTCAGGCGGTGTCGATTCGACGGTTACAGCCCTGCTTCTCAAGCAAAAAGGCTGCAACGTCATCGGAGTGACGATGTCGCTGTGGAAAGGCGATGTACCCGAACTGCCCGACGGAAAAAAACTGCGTTCTTCCTGTTACGGTACCGATAAATCGGAAGATATAGCGGCGTGTGAAAAATTCTGTAATGAAAACGGCATTCCTTATCGCGTCATAGACGTAAAAGACGAATATCAAAAACAAGTGGTCGATTATTTTAAAGCGGAGTACCGCGCAGGCAGGACGCCGAATCCGTGCATCCGCTGCAACAGTTTTGTTAAATTCGGCGCGCTGCTCGAAGGCGTGCAAAAGCAGGGCATCGACTACGATTATTTTTGTACCGGTCACTATGCGCGCATCGTGCGGCCGGAGGCGGGACTTTGGCATACCGATACGAAACCCGCAATGATTGCGACCGCGCTCGACAGCGCAAAGGATCAAACGTATTTTTTATATCGGATCCCGTCGGCGACGCTTGAAAAAGTGCGCTTTCCGCTTGCGGAGATCGAAAAAAAAGATGTGTTTCGTATCGCGAGGGAAAATAATCTCGCGGCTTCGGAAAAGGCCGAAAGCCAGGATTTCATCTCGCCCGAATATTTCGATGCGTTGTTTTCCGATAAAGAATCGATACCGGGCGACATCATCGATCTTGACGGACACGTGCTCGGCTGTCACCGCGGCATCGAACACTATACAATAGGGCAAAGGCGGGGCCTCGGCGTATCATCGGTGAAGCCTCTGTACGTCCATTCGATCGACGCGGAAAACAATCTCGTTATCCTTTCGGGAAGCGAAGATTTGGATGTACGTTCTCTCATCGCCGATGATTTTGTGTGGCCGGGCAATGTCGTACCGAACGCTCCCTTCGACGCGTTCGTAAAGATCCGCCTCGCATCCCGTCCGATACGGGCACGAGTAGAACCTTATACGGCGCAAAACGGGGAATCATTTGCCGGCACGCCGTACCGCATCGCGTTCCGGGAAACCGCACACGCCGCAGCGCCGGGACAGTCCGCCGTGCTCTACATCGACGGCGTTATCGCAGGGGGCGGCATTATCCGCAGAGCCGACAAAGGCATATGA
- a CDS encoding RluA family pseudouridine synthase encodes MNAIPIVYENEEIIIINKPAGVSVQGGEGIAHPLDKELPEQTGYEIFLVHRLDKDTSGLMIAAKTKAAAAKWSKLVASRAVKKEYDAICIGTFAERKGVIRDDVMQHGEIKRAVTQYAVSDIFEIDCGGETLSLSLVHLTLETGRMHQIRIHLAKKGCPVAFDDKHGNFGKNKLLKKYCGTKRLLLCASKLSFPLSGKEKIVRIELPKAFGAILNDVRKI; translated from the coding sequence ATGAATGCGATCCCCATTGTATACGAAAACGAAGAGATCATCATTATAAACAAACCCGCAGGCGTTTCGGTACAGGGCGGCGAAGGTATCGCTCATCCGCTCGATAAAGAGCTTCCCGAACAAACGGGGTACGAAATTTTTCTCGTACACCGCCTCGATAAAGATACGTCGGGTCTTATGATCGCGGCAAAAACAAAGGCTGCCGCCGCCAAGTGGTCAAAACTCGTCGCTTCCCGCGCAGTAAAAAAAGAATACGATGCGATTTGCATCGGGACATTTGCTGAACGAAAAGGCGTGATAAGGGACGATGTCATGCAGCACGGAGAAATAAAACGGGCTGTTACGCAATATGCGGTAAGCGACATTTTCGAAATCGACTGCGGCGGAGAAACGCTTTCGCTTTCACTCGTCCATCTGACGCTCGAAACGGGGCGTATGCATCAAATACGTATCCACTTGGCAAAGAAAGGATGCCCCGTCGCGTTCGACGACAAACACGGAAACTTTGGAAAAAATAAATTATTAAAAAAATACTGCGGTACAAAACGGCTGCTCTTGTGCGCGTCGAAGCTTTCTTTTCCGCTTTCGGGAAAAGAAAAAATCGTGCGTATAGAATTGCCTAAAGCATTCGGTGCGATTTTAAATGATGTGCGAAAGATTTGA